One Eptesicus fuscus isolate TK198812 chromosome 13, DD_ASM_mEF_20220401, whole genome shotgun sequence genomic window, GTGGGTGGAATCCAGCTGAGAACAGACCAGAGTTTCCAGTACTTCTTCTGGCCTCTGGACAAACCCAATCAGTCATTTCTTTCCAGGTTCATCCAGCACAGGCTCACACAGTAGAATTGAACCCGctacccttcagtctgtgggtgccgctctaatcactgagtcaaacctgctagggcttttGTCTCCCTTTTTAAATTCAAAACTCAATAATGATGAGTAGATCTGTctgtgctttgtgtttttttctttgttgttgttgttcaccaTTGTATCCTCAACATTGAGCACATGCCCCTTAAAGACCATCTGTTATAATATCATTCTTTAACACAGGAAGAAGCTGAGGCTGAAAAAGCCAAAAGATTTCCCTGAGATCACAGGATGAACAGCAGGTCCAATGCCAGCCCTGGTCTTCTGGAGCCCAGCCTGAGGCTTTACCACTGTTCTCTGCCTCATTGTGTGATGAGCACCTGAGTAAAATCCTCATGTGAGCTCAGAACATGAGAGAACTGCAGGGGTGCAGAAAATGCTAAATacccatttccttctctctcacataaTAGTTCTGTGAGTTTTAGACCAGGAAATGGATTCTAATCCCAGTTTGCATTCATGCTTCATGGCATCATTTGACCAGGTGGTAGCCAATGGGAGGTGAGCACAAGTGATGTAACCAACTTTAGGTTTTGCTTTTCCATCCCCTCTTCTCCTCTGGATGAAATGCTGATGAGTATGGGAGCCCTGCATGAGAATGAAGTGACCTCTCTAGCGCTGGGGAGCAGTGATTTGAAAATGTACAGCTGTCTGATGCCTTGAAGACACCAGTCAAGTTCTAATAACCTCTCTTGCGTTTCTTTTTAGGGCTACCCAAATcacaaatttaaattcttaaaaatatttgtatttatgtcCCTTGAAAACTAATGTACATTCCATCCTCAAGACATGTTTGATGGGAGATATTATTTCAAAGAAGTGACACCCAGTAGGGGGTGCCAACAGATCAAATAAATGAGATGTAATAGCAAGTTGATCTAGTCACAGAGAGAAAAGGTCCTAGGAAAAAAACTAAGAAGAGGCTATAAGAAAAGTGGATTCTCTTCTTTTGATGTCACATTTCATTTCGAGCTTCTCTACCCTCCTCTGTATCCTGGGAGGACACCTCCCTTTGCCTCACCACTgggctccctttccctctggctcctgGTTGCTCTCAGGAAAGGGTGACACTGACAGCTGtttggagggcaggagagggtgaTTGAGGTTTAactccttccctctctgctgTCAGGCTGTGAGTTTGCCATGATGGTGTTACTCTAACTAAGGGGATAGTTCCTCACTGTGGGCCTTTTTTTCTGTCATAGTGATGATCACCGCTATAACCACAGCCCTCCCTGTGTTCTGGCaacttatttttccctttatacTGCAGGATGAGCAATGGCAACAACTCCTTATTATGATTTACTTTTAGAGGCCTATGTATCCTCTCTTGATTTCCCTTAGTCTTGCTCTCCCTTTCTACACAGTCTTTTTATTAAACTTTCTTCAATTTCCCTATTTTTTTGTGGCCTGTGTTTTTGGTTGGGACAGGAAAGATACATGCAtataacaaacaaatgaacaaacaaactcatagaacaGCAAGGTAATTTGTGAAATCTGAGgttattaacaaaaattaatgttttaaaagaatgtcTGTGAAGCAGAAGGGACCTGGGTCTCTCACAGCCTAAGCTACCAGCACCCAAAGCTTCCCTGATGGAGCTACATGTCTCTGGACTTTCCTTCATGGGTGCCCATGGTTCCTTGCAAGCTCCAACCCAAGATGCAGTTGTTTTGGAGTAAGAGGGAGAAAACAAAGATTTCTTAGGTGACTCTTACCTGAGCACCATCTTCTAGTTGAAGGTGGTAAGTGAAAAAAGAGGAGCTTTCCAGGGAGTGCTGAACACCAGAGAATGCTCTCCTACCCCTGGATAGGAGGTGTCTGCAGAAGCAGTAGTGGAACCTGACGACCAAGAGAGGCTTATCAAGATGCTAGGCAGCTCCTGTGACAGCCTGCACAAGGGGCCCTGGCAAGTGAGGTTTTGGAGATGTGAGACAAGGGCCTCCCGAGATGTTTCTTGCTTGCCCTAAATTCAATgatttatctcttcctctctctgtcttaccCCATCTGGTCTTCCTCCAGTGAGGAATGGCTGAACTGGAGCCTGTCACTGCCCACTATCGGCGTGTGTGGGAAGCCCACCCAACAGGCAATGTGAGCTTGCATAGTTAAAGAAGAGTTTGCTTGGCATTCTAGGCTTTCATGGCCTGGCTCAACTGATCTTTTTGCATGTACTCCCTGTAGTAATGTATGCACATTAGTTTATTTCAGAGGACACAAGagtgtcctatctaataaaacagtaatatgcaaattaaccatcactctgctacaccaacaagccacacccaccagccaatcaggatcaagtatgcaaattaaccccaaccaagatggctgcagccacagagcatgcaggaggcttgggtttccatggggatggaggaagccaagcttcccgcagccctggtctctgctcaaggctacaaagtttcaattacagaagataaataaatcccaacaaaaatggtggcaaccattgagctggagagagcaggaggcttgagttgtccccagctatggaggaaaccaagctcctgcacccctggcctgccttggcctccactcaaggctacaaagtttcaattatagaagataaataaatcccagcaaaaatggctgcggcctcagagcaagcaggaggcttggctctgctccaggctacaaagtttcaattatagaagataaataaatcccagataccagggcctccacttgagtttctgggggcatgtctggcctgaaaaccaccacagaccccttgcccaggctgccccacaacccaagagaacccccaccctgatccaggacacacttcagggcaaaccagctggcccccaccagtgcaccaggcctctatcctatctaataaaagagtaatatgcaaattgaccatcactccaatacacaagatggctgcccccatgtggtcaaagatggctgcccccatgtggacacaagttggccagcatgagagggcaattgggagggaccaggtctgcaagggagggcagttgtggatgatcagaccagcaggggagaacagttgggagggaccaggccttcaaggaagggcagttggggcagatcaagcctgcaggggagggcagttaggagtgaccaggttggcagaggagggaagttgggggctaccagatctgcaggcaagggcagttagaggttacgaggcctacaggggagggtagttaggggcaaacaggctggcaggagagcagttaggtatcaataggctggcaagggagtggttagggggtgatcaggctggcaggcagaagcggttaggggcaatcaggaaggcaggcaggcaagcagttgggagccagcagtcctggattgtgagagggatgtccgactgcccatttaggcccgatcccactgggcagttggacatctctcaaggggtcccagattggagagggtgcaggctaggctgagggacaacctctccccccgtgtatgaattttgtgcactgggcctctagtataaaataaaaatgtaaagacttTCCTAATCTCAATCACCAATAGCAACCAATGTTTAGAGTTCCCATTTTAACTCTTTTACAACTTATTTTATAGCTTTTTGTAATGAAACCTACTTCCTGGTTGTGACTTACTGATATCAACAACTGTGTATACTGTGTTCCCTTTTAACAGATAAGGAATTTAGCATACCACAGGCACTTACAGTcattcaccccccacccctcccatccctctctcttcctcacattTGTTAGCTAGATTATTTTCACATGATGTGTGGACAAACAGTGTTTTCAGCTTTAGCTCCTATGACTTCCTTTCATGTGCCCATGCTCCAGTCAAAATGAGCTACATGGCATTTCCTTAAAAACTTAACTATGAAGCATTTGAAACAATTAGAGAAACTTATTCACTCATTTCTGAGTTTACCCAACTCTACTGTGTGCCTATACTGTGCCAGATCCAGGCAGAGAAGATGCTGTGGACCAATGCTACCAGAGGACCTTTCACAGGCCCAATTTCCTGGACTGTGCTTATCTAAGGATATCATTTTCCCTAAACCCAGAGAACCCAATGAGATTAGAGGTAGGCCAACTCATTTATTCAAGCTTTTAACCTGTAGAATGCCCCCAACCACAGCACTAAGCATGAATCTAAGGGGCCTATAGTCTGAGAGAAACATAGGGAATCTTCTTTCTCTATCCAATCAGGTAGAACAATTTCTGAATGACTACTTATGGTTTTGGACagggattcttttttaaaaattattaaataactagaagcccagtgcacgaaatttgtgcacagaagggggtgtccctcagcccagcctgcaccctctccaatctgggacatccctctcacaatccaggactgctggctcccaactgctcgcctgcctgccttcctgattgcccctaaccacttcagcttgccagcctgatcatcccctaacccagtgatggcgaacctatgacacgcgtgtcagcactgacatgctaAGCCATTTATGACATgcggctgctgaggtggccacatgccgaggatgaaacatttgctgctcctgaggatgaaacacttgcGACTAcaatcttggagttagttttttcctcaaagtgacacactaccagagttatgctcagttttttggggaagtttgatacaccaagctcaaaaggttgcccatcacttccctaaccactcccctgtcagcctgattgatgcccaactgctcccctgcccacctgttagcccctaactgccctcccctgtgggcctggtcacccctaactgccctcccttgcaggcctagctccccccaactgctctccaatgcaggcctgggtccctcccaactgcccttgcctgcaggcccggtcacccccaacttccctcctgtgccagcctggtccctcccaactgccctcccctgctggccatcttgtggtggccatattgtatctacatgggggcaggatatttgaccacatgggggcagccatcttgtgcattggagtgatggtcaatctgcatattactcttttattagataggatagaggcctggtgcatgggtgggggccagctagtttgccccgAAGGgtttcctggatcagggtgggggttcccttggggtgtgggttggcctgggcgaggggcctgtggtggttttcaggccggccacaccccccagtgacccaagcggaggccctggtatctgagatttatttatcttctataattgaaactttgtagcctggagtggagccaagcctcctgcttgctctgtggtggcagccatttctgttgggatttatttatcttctataattgaaactttgtagccttaagaggaggccaagacaggccagggcttcagaagcttggcttcctccatagccgggggcaaccctagcctcctgctctttccagctcagtggcggccgccatttctgtttggatttatttatcttatatcattgaaactttgtaaccttgagtggaggcctgggccacccagggtgtgcggaaaggttggcttccttcaagccggggaaacccaagcctccctcctgctctctgtggccgcagccatctcggttgggtttatttgcatattcgctcctgattggctggtgggcatggctggtgggcgtggattgtgggtgtagcggaggtatggaaatttgcatattactcttttattagataggatacctcaGAAGTCAATAATATATTAGAGGGTTCACATGTTTTAACCTCTgacctttataaaatatttactcatATTTGGCACCTGGCTGAGTCCTTTTcatctgctttctaatttttccacTATGAGGAGATGATTTCACCACATTTTACAATTAAttaactgaggcttggagaggagaGCTGCAGAACCAGGACTTCAGACCTGGATTTGTCTGATTCAGACAGGGATTCTTTCTGTTGCAATGAATTgtgaagaaaaagcattcaataaagaaataccaTAAGATTACATGAGAAATTTATTGGTAATGTCAAGGACAATGGCAAGGTATAATGTTTGGACTAATGCTTTCTCTGAGAAAAACTGCAACATCCAGATTAAAAACAACCTATTTGAAAAGATTGGGGAATCACTGAAGCATTCTGAGACTCAGGCTGAGAGAAGACTAGATACTTTCCAagcctggcagggcagcagtgAGTCTCAAAGGTACTTCAGACTGAACAGGGCAGAGGCTCTCATCCCTGCCCCAGACTGCTTCCCGACATGTCCAGGGTTTCCCCAGGAAGGCTTTCTCCATGTTCATCCACCTCAGGAGTGTCCTGCAGAGCCCTCTGGAGAACCAGCCTCAGGGTGTGTCTCTGCTTCCTCCATCGCTGCCTGAAGGAGCCAACGAAGAAGTAAATGATGGGGTTGGCACAGCTGTTAACACAGGACAGAAGTGCTACCATCTTGGAAAGTTGAAAGAGGGCATTAGATTCATTTGGAAGCCAGAATAAGAGGAACCAGTGGATGCCAAAGGGcaggccacagaggagggagaCCAGCACTGTGAGCACGACGGTCATGTAGAGCCTGGTAGGAGGCACCCGTTGGGAGCCACACAACAGTCTGgtcatcagggccaggctggacccAGAGAGAAGCACAAATAACAAAATCAGCCACGCCACAGAGATGAAATCCAACACTGGGCACCAAACATGATGTATATTCCTCACCAGGAAGCCACAGTAGTTCCCTTCCAGCATGCtcagcagcagggacagggcccagagcagggcacACATGACAGCAGACATGTGACTGGGGCGGTGGCAACGGTACCAGATGGGCCACAGGACAGACATGCAGCGCTctgtgctgatggcgctgagaaAGCTCAGGCCTGAGATGTAGGCAAAGATTGACACAGGCAAGAGAAATCTGCTAATTACAATATCGAAGTCGAAAAGTAAAGCTAGACTACGTATAAATAGGTAGCTGAGGAAGAGGACGTCGGCTCCCGCCAGGTTGAGGATGTAGACAGAGAAGGCGTTCCTGCGCATGCGGAAGCCCAGGAGCCAGAGCACCACCGCgttccctgccagccccaccagAGCCACGATGATTGTCAGTAATTGCAGGATTATGAACTCTTTATAATATTGATGGAAGGCCTGATCACTTCCATTGATTGGGGTGAGCTCGGTCTCCCAGGCTGTGACAGTCATATCCATGCTCAGAAAGGCTTCAGTTGTGGGCCTGGAAACAAAACAAGACTTGAGCACCTGCTCTATGACCACTGACCCTCATGGCCACCCTGTCTGTGGCGAATGGAGGTTTCCATAGATTAAGATTCTTCCTGAACCACACAGTCTTGGAGTCCTGGAGCCTGAATTTAAACCCAGTTCTCTCTGAATCTTAGAGCCTGGGCTCTTTCTACTACAACACAGACCCTCTATGTCCAACCTCTCCACTCACCATCCAGTCCATGACATGtgccctggaggcaggaggagaagaATCTGCTCAGATTCTGTGGAGGACAAGAGGTTTCTGAGTTCCCCAGTACTTGTGCTCTGTGAGAGTGGCTTTGTTTGACAGCAGGCTGTCAGAAGCCCCAGGGCAATCTCAGTGACTGTGAGTGGTCTACTCACCAGGTAGAAAGGAGGTTATGACTTAAGGTCATGAAGGGAATGAGACCCCTTGTTAGGACAGAGTGAGGACACCCAAAGCTGTTGCATTAGAAATGTCCCAGTGTGTCATCTTTATGAGGATAGACAGTGATTACTCTTTCCCAATGTTGTGTCGCTAGAAACCTAAATCTGTGTGGGAACACAATGGTGctgtcaataaaattttaatccacaaatgaatgagtgaatgaatggatgattgAGGAGCAGTAAGAAAATTTggatttaatataatataataatttttaaatgaagaatattaaatgtaaaacagAAGTCAGCACTTTTAACTCCACCACCAAAAAAACATatgtaacaaaaagaaaattcattttgcAATTATTCATTCTGTGAAAAGCTCTTGTGtgttccaaataatttttttatgccTGCAGACACCTCCTATCCAGGCATAAAATTCTCTGCATTTTATAGGTGAAAGAAGCCAttttgggaaggagagagagaggtggccaAGGAAGCAGAGACACACTCTGAGGCTGGTTCTCCAGAGGGCTCTGCAGGACACTCCTGAATAGAGGTAGTTGGGACAGAAATACAGAGGGACAGTATTAACTGGTTTTCCTATGATACGTGTAATAGGAAAGCCACTCATTGTCCCTACATGTGATTTGGAGTAGAGATTTCCTTGCAGATCAAAGCATTTGTGTAAGAGAATTCTCCTGGTGGTGGTGCAGGTAAGAAGTGCTTAGTTCTATTTTACAAAGGGCTGTGGATTAAAAGAGAGAAACTCTTGCAGAATTTAGGTGAGAAACACAAACCAACTCACACATAGGTGAAGAGTAGCAGCTGATGAGTGCTTACAAGGTATTTCCTATTTTAATACTCCTAATAGCCCTAGGAGGCCAGTACTATGCTTACTCCCATCTGGCATAATGGAAAAGACAAGCAGGAGGAGGTTGAATGACATGCTCCAGTTCTCACGTGCACAAGTGGAAGAGCCTGGATCTGATTGCAGAGGTCTGTGTCAGAGTCTTTACCCttcccctgccctgcagccctaCTATCAGGGCAGTGTGTCTGGCACACATGAGGGTGGTGGGGCAGGAAACAAGTAACTCTCAGGGACACATCTAACATGGGAActcatttgtgtgttttattaaaCTAGAATGGACAAATTTCACAAATAACAAAGAAGTGGGTAGAATCCAGCTGAGAACAGACCAGAGATTCCAAGAGTTGCTTCTTGCCTCTGGACAAACCCAATCAGTCAATTCTTGCCAGGTTCAGCCCGCGCATGCTCACCCAGTAGAATTGAACCCGCTACCCCTCATTCTCTGGGcgctgctctaaccactgagtcaaacctccTAGGGCTTGTCTCCCTTTTTAAACTCAAAACTCAATAATGATGACTAGATCTGTCTgggctttgtgttttttttctttgttgtggtAGTTCACTGTACTATCCTCGGTACTGAGCACATGTCTCTCAGAG contains:
- the LOC129151097 gene encoding mas-related G-protein coupled receptor member X1-like gives rise to the protein MDMTVTAWETELTPINGSDQAFHQYYKEFIILQLLTIIVALVGLAGNAVVLWLLGFRMRRNAFSVYILNLAGADVLFLSYLFIRSLALLFDFDIVISRFLLPVSIFAYISGLSFLSAISTERCMSVLWPIWYRCHRPSHMSAVMCALLWALSLLLSMLEGNYCGFLVRNIHHVWCPVLDFISVAWLILLFVLLSGSSLALMTRLLCGSQRVPPTRLYMTVVLTVLVSLLCGLPFGIHWFLLFWLPNESNALFQLSKMVALLSCVNSCANPIIYFFVGSFRQRWRKQRHTLRLVLQRALQDTPEVDEHGESLPGETLDMSGSSLGQG